One stretch of Armigeres subalbatus isolate Guangzhou_Male chromosome 2, GZ_Asu_2, whole genome shotgun sequence DNA includes these proteins:
- the LOC134214320 gene encoding zinc finger protein 512B-like: MKAFVVLSMALAVASCAAVDNSASKKDKRGLWDLGYGHDSLGFDDLHDNHHEVKHLTTTITKKVPVPYPVEVEKHVPVHVKVPYPVEVEKKVPVYVEKKIPVYVEKKVPVHVDRPVPYPVEVKVPVVQKEYVEVPKPYAVHVEKPVPVVVHKPVYVEKPVPVTVTIKEHEKKNWW; the protein is encoded by the exons ATGAAG GCGTTCGTTGTGTTGTCAATGGCTTTGGCCGTTGCTTCCTGTGCTGCAGTCGACAATTCCGCCAGCAAGAAGGACAAACGCGGCCTATGGGATCTGGGCTACGGACACGATTCGCTTGGATTCGATGACCTCCACGATAACCACCATGAAGTAAAGCACCTGACCACCACGATCACCAAGAAAGTCCCAGTGCCATACCCAGTTGAGGTTGAGAAGCACGTTCCAGTACATGTGAAGGTCCCATATCCAGTAGAGGTCGAGAAGAAGGTTCCGGTGTACGTTGAGAAGAAGATACCCGTGTATGTGGAGAAAAAAGTGCCAGTCCATGTCGATCGTCCCGTTCCATACCCAGTCGAAGTGAAGGTCCCAGTTGTCCAGAAGGAATACGTCGAAGTGCCGAAACCGTACGCAGTTCATGTTGAGAAGCCCGTTCCAGTGGTCGTTCACAAGCCAGTGTACGTCGAGAAGCCTGTACCCGTGACTGTCACCATCAAGGAGCACGAGAAGAAGAACTGGTGGTGA